A window from Triticum aestivum cultivar Chinese Spring chromosome 6D, IWGSC CS RefSeq v2.1, whole genome shotgun sequence encodes these proteins:
- the LOC123141060 gene encoding suppressor protein SRP40-like → MSDHYETLGLGRNASKADIKAAFFRLAHRYHPDHHADAAARAEADRRFRQVKEAYDVLYNQRRRAEYDSSFRSSSSCSGSSGHGRRHGGNSSSSSSSSKHGNRQGGGTSGSSSSSSSSSNDHGNRHKGGGASGSGSSSSSSSSSDHGNRQEGGSGTSGSSSSSSSSSSSDQHKGGTSGSGSSSSSSSSSGHTNRQGGGTSSSSSSANDHGHRHGHSGTTSSGSRGPFWPRGGPKVRSVIFGAILGISMIGGTAMAKESWERNPDWMEQELEMVKIEFWTRKRQFENMKRKWEKNNPLKPWMESKEKEIKSEFEMRRQQWENMKQEWEKNYPWVKNNPWKSRMEPR, encoded by the exons ATGAGCGACCACTACGAGACGCTAGGGCTCGGCCGCAACGCCAGCAAGGCCGACATCAAGGCCGCCTTCTTCCGCCTCGCCCACCGCTACCACCCCGACCaccacgccgacgccgccgcccgagccgaaGCCGACCGCCGCTTCCGCCAGGTCAAAGAAGCCTACGATGTGCTCTACAACCAACGCCGCCGCGCCGAGTACGATTCCTCcttccgctcctcctcctcctgctcgggctcgagtgGCCACGGGCGCCGTCACGGCGGGaactcttcatcgtcgtcgtcttcgagTAAGCACGGCAACCGGCAGGGAGGGGGTACTTCaggctcatcttcctcctcctcctcgtcttcgaatGACCACGGGAACCGACACAAAGGTGGTGGTGCCTCAGGCTCaggctcatcttcctcctcgtcctcctcaagCGACCATGGGAACCGGCAGGAAGGTGGCAGTGGCACTTCAGGCTCaagttcatcctcctcctcctcgtcttcgagtGACCAACACAAAGGTGGCACCTCAGGCTCAGGctcatcctcctcgtcgtcgtcttcaagTGGCCACACGAACCGGCAGGGAGgtggcacctcctcctcctcatcgtctgcGAATGACCACGGGCACCGTCACGGACACAGCGGCACCACCTCGTCGGGTTCGAGGGGCCCTTTTTGGCCGAGAGGCGGACCTAAAGTCCGTAGTGTGATCTTCGG CGCAATTTTAGGTATTTCTATGATCGGAGGAACTGCAATGGCAAAGGAAAGCTGGGAGCGAAATCCGGACTGGATGGAACAAGAATTGGAAATGGTGAAGATAGAGTTCTGGACGAGGAAGAGGCAGTTTGAAAATATGAAACGAAAGTGGGAAAAGAACAATCCCTTG AAACCATGGATGGAGTCGAAAGAGAAGGAGATAAAGTCAGAGTTCGAGATGAGGAGGCAACAGTGGGAAAATATGAAACAAGAATGGGAAAAGAACTATCCCTGGGTAAAGAACAATCCCTGG AAATCAAGGATGGAGCCGAGATAG